The following coding sequences lie in one Metallumcola ferriviriculae genomic window:
- a CDS encoding DUF5316 domain-containing protein has translation MFIKGLAVGIGVVLFIAIATRDITLINRYATYFGLGCWLLSGVFSGAFVSGHQNRANFSTETKEDRKERQSLTLACFYAGIPGILVAVAIYLITK, from the coding sequence ATGTTTATCAAGGGTTTAGCAGTAGGAATTGGTGTCGTCTTATTTATTGCTATTGCGACTAGAGACATAACCTTAATTAATAGGTATGCTACTTATTTCGGGCTGGGATGCTGGCTACTATCTGGTGTTTTTTCAGGTGCGTTTGTCAGTGGCCATCAAAACCGAGCAAATTTTAGTACTGAAACTAAAGAGGACAGGAAAGAAAGACAATCATTAACTCTTGCCTGTTTCTATGCTGGGATTCCAGGGATTTTGGTTGCAGTTGCAATTTACTTAATCACTAAGTAG
- a CDS encoding SurA N-terminal domain-containing protein — protein MFFKRRSDKHLSKIILMAILVLGLIIIGCTPSKPKEVKDQEVRNEIGETIIMEIEGQQVTRREFESKIQTIKDNMARMEEFPEDWPSEDTKAKVTKQLEVMKSYAPKLIAYASLLSDYTQYAAAKKLGISVSQEKINKQVEATRERIDELPEDIQNYIDTVGEKYYWETYLPRGYERALARAELRNKITSEKGKEGWDEYRFDLIKETDVKVIDPELEGLEKERALDYLEEFNVASK, from the coding sequence ATGTTTTTTAAACGAAGATCGGATAAACATTTAAGCAAAATTATACTGATGGCTATATTGGTTTTGGGTTTAATTATCATTGGTTGTACACCCAGTAAGCCAAAAGAGGTAAAGGACCAAGAGGTGCGAAATGAAATCGGTGAAACTATTATTATGGAAATTGAGGGGCAGCAGGTGACTCGCAGGGAATTCGAAAGTAAGATACAGACCATAAAAGATAATATGGCCAGGATGGAAGAATTCCCAGAAGACTGGCCCTCGGAAGATACCAAGGCCAAAGTCACAAAGCAATTAGAAGTAATGAAAAGCTACGCCCCGAAACTGATAGCCTATGCATCTTTGCTGTCGGATTATACTCAATACGCTGCTGCTAAAAAACTTGGCATATCGGTATCGCAGGAAAAAATTAATAAACAAGTTGAGGCTACCAGAGAAAGAATTGATGAGCTGCCCGAAGATATTCAAAATTACATTGACACAGTTGGTGAAAAGTATTACTGGGAAACATACCTGCCCAGAGGTTACGAAAGAGCATTGGCCCGTGCAGAACTCAGAAATAAAATTACATCTGAAAAAGGAAAGGAAGGTTGGGATGAATACCGTTTTGACCTCATAAAAGAAACAGATGTTAAGGTTATAGACCCAGAATTGGAAGGTCTTGAAAAAGAAAGGGCACTTGATTACTTGGAGGAGTTCAATGTAGCCAGCAAATAG
- a CDS encoding DUF4870 domain-containing protein, with protein sequence MRTSEEKILAGIAHLGILFRTSGITVALIIYVIQKDKSNFAAEHAKQALGYQITLAILFYIPALFGFRTLGWGGHVSPVPGWLLIFWGLTLYAIYAAIKAFTGKGFEYAVIGDFIRRI encoded by the coding sequence TTGAGAACATCTGAAGAGAAGATACTTGCAGGAATAGCCCATCTTGGCATTCTATTTAGAACCAGTGGGATAACAGTCGCTCTAATAATTTATGTGATACAAAAGGATAAATCAAATTTTGCCGCAGAACATGCTAAGCAAGCTTTGGGTTATCAAATCACTTTAGCCATTCTCTTTTACATTCCTGCATTGTTTGGGTTTAGGACACTGGGTTGGGGAGGACATGTTTCACCCGTTCCAGGGTGGTTGCTGATTTTTTGGGGACTAACTCTATATGCAATTTATGCTGCTATTAAGGCATTCACGGGGAAAGGGTTTGAGTATGCTGTTATTGGCGACTTCATTAGAAGAATTTAA
- a CDS encoding RNA polymerase sigma factor yields the protein MQNSFPQTNLETYEQIVTKHQSYIYNLAYQLCNNKHDAEDLTQETFIKVFQHMNRFRGDASLKTWISKIAVNTFLAKKRKKGEHMSISLGYITPEDSSIDPERVIVRREFQWCIHHILEQHMPKHYKVVLVLRDLNEFSYKEISSMLEVPVTTVKSRLHRARKLLLPKKLNYKFSGPFIANYLTAKAGM from the coding sequence ATGCAAAATTCATTTCCACAAACAAATCTGGAAACCTACGAACAAATTGTTACCAAGCACCAGAGCTATATCTATAATCTTGCATACCAGCTGTGTAATAACAAGCATGATGCAGAAGATCTGACCCAGGAAACATTTATAAAGGTATTCCAGCACATGAATAGGTTTCGGGGAGATGCTAGTTTAAAGACATGGATCAGTAAGATTGCCGTGAATACATTTTTAGCTAAGAAACGAAAAAAGGGAGAACACATGTCAATTTCTCTTGGATACATAACGCCCGAAGATTCTTCTATCGACCCTGAACGGGTGATAGTACGGAGGGAATTCCAGTGGTGCATACACCATATTTTAGAGCAGCATATGCCTAAGCATTACAAGGTGGTATTGGTGTTGAGGGACTTAAATGAGTTTAGCTATAAAGAAATATCCAGCATGTTAGAAGTTCCTGTCACTACAGTAAAATCCCGCTTACACCGAGCAAGGAAGCTATTACTACCAAAGAAATTAAACTATAAATTTTCTGGACCGTTCATTGCTAATTACTTAACAGCCAAGGCGGGAATGTAG
- a CDS encoding helix-turn-helix transcriptional regulator, producing the protein MKNRLEEIRKQRGIKQEELAAALEVSRQTIGSLENERYNPSIILAFKVARYFNMSIEDIFIFEEE; encoded by the coding sequence TTGAAAAATCGGTTGGAAGAAATACGAAAACAGAGAGGAATTAAGCAAGAAGAACTGGCAGCCGCTTTGGAAGTATCAAGGCAGACAATTGGCTCGCTGGAAAACGAAAGATATAACCCATCAATCATTTTAGCATTTAAAGTTGCTAGGTACTTTAACATGTCTATTGAGGACATTTTTATCTTTGAGGAGGAATAG
- a CDS encoding DUF4190 domain-containing protein, with translation MRNQSKVHPLIQRFLQDLSGELVSIPEEEREQHVLEIEGHLLSMLQKKKEQGKDDDKAINETLVEFLPPKELAEKIISEDVDVKSSLQTEDKTNTKARISSMLGISSIILMVIIPFLGVLLGIAAFILGVLGFIEIKRTKEQGRKFAITGIVCGIVVLMAPPILAFIAYAIYMS, from the coding sequence TCCCCTCATCCAGAGATTTCTGCAAGATTTATCGGGAGAGCTTGTTTCTATCCCAGAAGAGGAAAGAGAACAACATGTCTTAGAGATAGAAGGGCATCTTCTTTCGATGCTTCAAAAGAAAAAAGAACAGGGTAAAGACGACGATAAAGCCATAAATGAGACACTGGTAGAGTTTTTACCGCCAAAGGAGTTGGCGGAAAAGATTATCAGCGAAGATGTGGATGTTAAAAGTTCCCTTCAGACTGAAGATAAAACTAACACGAAAGCTAGGATTTCTTCGATGCTGGGAATATCGTCAATAATACTTATGGTTATCATACCATTTTTGGGGGTTCTTCTTGGGATTGCTGCGTTTATACTCGGTGTGTTAGGATTTATAGAAATAAAGCGCACCAAGGAACAAGGGAGAAAGTTTGCTATTACGGGCATAGTTTGTGGGATAGTCGTGCTAATGGCTCCTCCAATTCTGGCTTTTATCGCTTATGCAATTTACATGAGCTAG